CCGGAAAAACTTAGACAAAAATTCATTACGTTTTAGTTTGTCGTACGGattgtttcttttttgtgaGAGCTCGTCGGAAAAAAAAAGTTTGTGTTTTGCCTTTTGTAAGAAAAGGGAAAAAAGTTCGTAGAACGCGAAAATGGTTGCCATTTCTGAAGATTCTGTTTCCGCTGCCGCCTCCGGTCAGAGCGTGGTCGTGAAAGAGGAGCTGCCGTCAGGCAACTACATCCTGGTTGCCGTTGAGATAGATACCACTGGACGTCGTCTGGTTGATGAGGTATTCATTGATTGTTGGTGGTTGCTTCGGACATAACCCCATTTCTCTCCGCGTCTCGTCTCGCCTTTGCCCTTTTTCCAGATTGTCCAGTTGGCTGCCTACACATCAAAGGGCAGCTTCCAGCAGTACATCATGCCGTATATGAATCTGAATCAAGCCGCTCGTCGGCGTCATCAAATTCGTGTGATTTCGATCGGCTTTTATCGCATGCTCAAGTCGATGCAGACCTACGAGGTACATATCCACACTTCCGATATCCGCTAATTCTAACTTATTTTTCGCAGATTATCAAGTCCAAGTCGGAGGTCGCTGCCCTCATGGACTTTCTCAACTGGCTTGAGACGCTGGTCGCCAAGCAGCCCAACAAAGAAGGCATCGTTATGCTCTACCACGATGAGCGCAAATTCATACCCTACATGATTTTGGTGGCGCTCAAGAAGTACTCCCTGATTGATAGATTCAATCGGACGGTGAAGGCTTTTGCCAACACTTGCCCTATGGCCAAGGCCTTCCTTGGCAAACATGGTATCAAGAACTGTGGTCTACGCAAGCTCTCGAAGCTCTTGGCCAAGTCGAAGGATGGGAATTCCACCAAGGAGGATGAACACGAGAATGTCGAAGGAAACGCCATCATCAACGATAACAGTGGCCCCAAGAATCAGAAGCAGGGCTCCTTTGAGGGGAGCGCCAATGTGCGGGCCAAGATGGTCTACGAAATGGCCCTGCAGCTGATTGAATCCGAGTCTTCCGAGTCATCCGAGGAGGCACTCGAGTCCTCGGAGGCAGAGGTTAAGTTGTTGAATGCCGTGAAACCATTCTCCCATCTTCTCAACTCGACGGTCCTCGAGCTGAAAGACCGGAACGATAGCCTGGGGCGCCAAAACTCATTCCGCCCGATCTTCTTGAACTATTTCCGCACCACTCTGCACTATCGTGTCCGTGCCGTAAAGTACCGCATTGCGCTGGCCGAACATGGCTTTACCCTGAAGTCTCTAAGGGCCATTTGGTCTGATAAGCGCAAGGCGGGCTTGGAGCTGGTTTTGACAGCGATTGATTCGCTGAAGACCGAGGAAATGGCTGAGCTGCTGAACCTTCTGGACAGCTACTACGACCCCAGCAAAGCGACCATCAAGCCGAAATCCAAGCGctctggcaatggcaatggcaatgccaCTCGTCGTCGCAATCGGGCCAAAGGTGCAGCATCGTCGAAAAATGGAGCCATCGGCGCTGGTGGTGACAATTCCGTGCCGGACTCCGCCAACAAGTCGGGCGGACGTCCTCGTCGCAAACGCAATAACATTCAGAACAACATTCTGGGACCCCAGAACACTGAGAAACGCTCGCCAAATGCGGTAATGGTGACATCGACCCCGAAGCCCATAAAGCCGCCAAAGACGTTTGCCAGAATCTAAAGCTACAGTGCAAGTAAATAAGTTTccattccttttttttttgcttaacTTTGCGCTGGTACTGCTTTGCCATCCCAAGCCGGGATTACCTTCTCGGGCATATCATTGCCTATGCTTGTATTATGCAGGATCTTTCAGTATAAGATGCCAATGCTTGCTTTTCTTTCAATATTCTGCTATATGGATTCTTAAACAAATTTCAAAATTGCAGCCACCACATAAACAGACACTGACAGCCCATTAAATAGAAGACAAGGACGAAGAATGGAACTTAGTTTTCCCTTTCAAGGCCAAACCCAAGCACGGACTAGAAACAATGTCCAAATTTTAAATGTAAtcaaaacacaaaacaaaacaaatcaaGACCAAGAAACCAATGTTGTGCTACTGTCggagttgttgttgctggctgGCGAGAAATATTAACACACTGGAGCACCTAGCATGAAGATTTAATTGCAGAGAGTGGACAAATCGATGCGTTTAGACATAGTTTTCCAAAACACACGATACACAACTATACTGTCAAAGGGCGATTGGAAAAATATGATCCCACCAAACGCATCGATTTCAGATTGGCATTGGGCAGGCCGACCTCAACACACTAACTTATCCCTAAGCAACCCTGACCCAATGTGTCAAATTCCACTTTAATACTCAAGTACACCTACAAAAACAACACACTCACACAAGCCCTTCTGtaaacacacacgcatacataTACCACCTGTAACATGTCAAAATATCTCAAGGTGTGTTTCATTGTTTGAAAGTTATCCATGAATAAACGattaattataaaaaaaataattagaTTTATCACGTGCAACGCAATCGATAAGCGATCGACTAATCGATATTATAATTACACCGAGGATTTATTGTCAAAATCATTGCACAAAGAGTCGGTATGCATAATTACGTATTAAATacacaaacacaaatacaTTTAAATGGAGATGATAGTGGTTTCTTGTTCTTTTTCAAATGcgaccaaaaaaaaaggaaaacaaacATAATTCTAAACTTTTCCAATAAATCGAGTGTTGAACAAATTTTATTATATAATATTAGTATTATTATTACTGTATTAACCGGTGACTATCACTTGGGAAAAATTAGAGATATATGTATGGAAAAGTTGcccttttttttggtttttttggaaAATTGTTTTGTGCTGCTCATCTGGCCTGGAGACGCACACGAAAGCCCTCCTCACGCTTCAGTATGATATCCGCCTGGAGCTTGAAGTCCGACTCACTGAGGTCCGAGTAGACGCGATAGTTCCGCAAGATAGTCGAGAGTAGAATTTTGAGCTTTAGCATGGCATACTTGCGCCCTAAGTGGGGAAATCGAAATGAGAGAGAAGATTAGTTCGAGTTGTGGCAGGAAAGTCCATACAAAGGCTGGGATGTCTATCGATAATTATCGATCATTTTTGAGCAGCGTCCCAGCATATCAGCAGTACTTACCCACACAGCTGCGTGGTCCCGCGGAGAAGGGGATGAAGGCATAGTAATGTCGGTTGGCCTGGCGCTCGGACAGAAAGTTGTCCGGATCGACGTCATTGGGATTCGTGTAGACCTTGGGATTGCGATGCAACAGAACAGTGGCCACCGTCACCGTGGCTCCGCGCGGTATAACGTAGTCGCCAGAATTCAACTTAAGATCCTCCTGCAACTCGCGGGCGATCAGTGGCACTGGGGGGTACATGCGCAGCGTTTCCATCAGGCAGCGCTCCAGGTATTTCATTTCTAGCGTGTCCTGGAACGTGGCCGGGCGCTGGGAGTCCCGAAGATGCCGTCCAGCTCGGCAATCACGCGGTCCTGGTTTTCGCCCCATTGTACTTAAGACCAAGAAACTCATAAAGTAGGCCTTGACTTCGGTCAAACTCCTGCCGTTTTCGAAGTACCGGAAAAACTTAGACAAAAATTCATTACGTTTTAGTTTGTCGTACGGattgtttcttttttgtgaGAGCTCGTCGGAAAAAAAAGTTTGTGTTTTGCCTCTTGTAAGAAAAGGGAAAAAAGTTCGTAGAACGCGAAAATGGTTGCCATTTCTGAAGATTTTGTTTCCGCTGCCGCCTCCGGTCAGAGCGTGGTCGTGAAGGAGGAGCTGCCGTCAGGCAACTACATCCTGGTTGCCGTTGAGATAGATACCACTGGACGTCGTCTGGTTGATGAGGTATTCATTGATTGTTGGTGGTTGCTTCGGACATAACCCCATTTCTCTCCGCGTCTCGTCTCGCCTTTGCCCTTTTTCCAGATTGTCCAGTTGGCTGCCTACACATCAAAGGGCAGCTTCCAGCAGTACATCATGCCGTATATGAATCTGAATCAAGCCGCTCGTCGGCGTCAACAAATTCGTGTGATTTCGATCGGCTTTTATCGCATGCTCAAGTCGATGCAGACCTACGAGGTACATACCCACACTTCCGATATCCGCTAATTCTAACTTATTTTTCGCAGATTATCAAGTCCAAGTCGGAGGTTGCTGCCCTCATGGACTTTCTCAACTGGCTTGAGACGCTGGTCGCCAAGCAGCCCAACAAAGAAGGCATCGTTATGCTCTACCACGATGAGCGCAAATTCATACCCTACATGATTTTGGTGGCGCTCAAGAAGTACTCCCTGATTGATAGATTCAATCGGACGGTGAAGGCTTTTGCCAACACTTGCCCTATGGCCAAGGCCTTCCTTGGCAAACATGGTATCAAGAACTGTGGTCTACGCAAGCTCTCGAAGCTCTTGGCCAAGTCGAAGGATGGGAATTCCACCAAGGAGGATGAACACGAGAATGTCGAAGGAAACGCCATCATCAACGATAACAGTGGCCCCAAGAATCAGAAGCAGGGCTCCTTTGAGGGGAGCGCCAATGTGCGGGCCAAGATGGTCTACGAAATGGCCCTGCAGCTGATTGAATCCGAGTCTTCCGAGTCATCCGAGGAGGCACTCGAGTCCTCGGAGGCAGAGGTTAAGTTGTTGAATGCCGTGAAACCATTCTCCCATCTTCTCAACTCGACGGTCCTCGAGCTGAAAGACCGGAACGATAGCCTGGGGCGCCAAAACTCATTCCGCCCGATCTTCTTGAACTATTTCCGCACCACTCTGCACTATCGTGTCCGTGCCGTAAAGTACCGCATTGCGCTGGCCGAACATGGCTTTACCCTGAAGTCTCTAAGGGCCATTTGGTCTGATAAGCGCAAGGCGGGCTTGGAGCTGGTTTTGACAGCGATTGATTCGCTGAAGACCGAGGAAATGGCCGAGCTGCTGAACCTTCTGGACAGCTACTACGACCCCAGCAAAGCGACCATCAAGCCGAAATCCAAGCGctctggcaatggcaatggcaatgccaCTCGTCGTCGCAATCGGGCCAAAGGTGCAGCATCGTCGAAAAATGGAGCCATCGGCGCTGGTGGCGACAATTCCGTGCCGGACTCCGCCAACAAGTCGGGCGGACGTCCTCGTCGCAAACGCAAACATTCAGAACAACATTCTGGGACCCCAGAACACTGAGAAACGCTCGCCAAATGCGGTAATGGTGACATCGACCCCGAAGCCCATAAAGCCGCCAAAGACGTTTGCCAGAATCTAAAGCTACAGTGCAAGTAAATAAGTTTccattccttttttttttgcttaacTTTGCGCTGGTACTGCTTTGCCATCCCAAGCCGGGATTACCTTCTCGGGCATATCATTGCCTATGCTTGTATTATGCAGGATCTTTCAGTATAAGATGCCAATGCTTGCTTTTCTTTCAATATTCTGCTATATGGATTCTTaaacaaattttaaaattGCAGCCACCACATAAACAGACACTGACAGCCCATTAAATAGAAGACAAGGACGAAGAATGGAACTTAGTTTTCCCTTTCAAGGCCAAACCCAAGCACGGACTAGAAACAATGTCCAAATTTTAAATGTAAtcaaaacacaaaacacaaaacaaatCAAGACCAAGAAACCAATGTTGTGCTACTGTCggagttgttgttgctggctgGCGAGAAATATTAACACACTGGAGCACCTAGCATGAAGATTTAATTGCAGAGAGTGGACAAATCGATGCGTTTAGACATAGTTTTCCAAAACACACGATACACAACTATACTGTCAAAGGGCGATTGGAAAAATATGATCCCACCAAACGCATCGATTTCAGATTGGCATTGGGCAGGCCGACCTCAACACACTAACTTATCCCTAAGCAACCCTGGCCCAATGTGTCAAATTCCACTTTAATACTCAAGTACACCTACAAAAACAACACACTCAAACAAGCCCTTCTGtaaacacacacgcatacataTACCACCTGTAACATGTCAAAATATCTCAAGGTGTGTTTCATTGTTTGAAAGTTATCTATGAATAAACGattaattataaaaaaaataaatagatttATCACGTGCAACGCAATCGATAAGCGATCGACTAATCGATATTATAATTACACCGAG
The Drosophila miranda strain MSH22 chromosome XL, D.miranda_PacBio2.1, whole genome shotgun sequence genome window above contains:
- the LOC117188850 gene encoding maternal protein exuperantia-2 isoform X1, encoding MVAISEDSVSAAASGQSVVVKEELPSGNYILVAVEIDTTGRRLVDEIVQLAAYTSKGSFQQYIMPYMNLNQAARRRHQIRVISIGFYRMLKSMQTYEIIKSKSEVAALMDFLNWLETLVAKQPNKEGIVMLYHDERKFIPYMILVALKKYSLIDRFNRTVKAFANTCPMAKAFLGKHGIKNCGLRKLSKLLAKSKDGNSTKEDEHENVEGNAIINDNSGPKNQKQGSFEGSANVRAKMVYEMALQLIESESSESSEEALESSEAEVKLLNAVKPFSHLLNSTVLELKDRNDSLGRQNSFRPIFLNYFRTTLHYRVRAVKYRIALAEHGFTLKSLRAIWSDKRKAGLELVLTAIDSLKTEEMAELLNLLDSYYDPSKATIKPKSKRSGNGNGNATRRRNRAKGAASSKNGAIGAGGDNSVPDSANKSGGRPRRKRNNIQNNILGPQNTEKRSPNAVMVTSTPKPIKPPKTFARI
- the LOC117188850 gene encoding maternal protein exuperantia-2 isoform X2 — encoded protein: MVAISEDSVSAAASGQSVVVKEELPSGNYILVAVEIDTTGRRLVDEIVQLAAYTSKGSFQQYIMPYMNLNQAARRRHQIRVISIGFYRMLKSMQTYEIIKSKSEVAALMDFLNWLETLVAKQPNKEGIVMLYHDERKFIPYMILVALKKYSLIDRFNRTVKAFANTCPMAKAFLGKHGIKNCGLRKLSKLLAKSKDGNSTKEDEHENVEGNAIINDNSGPKNQKQGSFEGSANVRAKMVYEMALQLIESESSESSEEALESSEAEVKLLNAVKPFSHLLNSTVLELKDRNDSLGRQNSFRPIFLNYFRTTLHYRVRAVKYRIALAEHGFTLKSLRAIWSDKRKAGLELVLTAIDSLKTEEMAELLNLLDSYYDPSKATIKPKSKRSGNGNGNATAVMVTSTPKPIKPPKTFARI
- the LOC117188855 gene encoding maternal protein exuperantia-2-like isoform X2, with amino-acid sequence MVAISEDFVSAAASGQSVVVKEELPSGNYILVAVEIDTTGRRLVDEIVQLAAYTSKGSFQQYIMPYMNLNQAARRRQQIRVISIGFYRMLKSMQTYEIIKSKSEVAALMDFLNWLETLVAKQPNKEGIVMLYHDERKFIPYMILVALKKYSLIDRFNRTVKAFANTCPMAKAFLGKHGIKNCGLRKLSKLLAKSKDGNSTKEDEHENVEGNAIINDNSGPKNQKQGSFEGSANVRAKMVYEMALQLIESESSESSEEALESSEAEVKLLNAVKPFSHLLNSTVLELKDRNDSLGRQNSFRPIFLNYFRTTLHYRVRAVKYRIALAEHGFTLKSLRAIWSDKRKAGLELVLTAIDSLKTEEMAELLNLLDSYYDPSKATIKPKSKRSGNGNGNATAVMVTSTPKPIKPPKTFARI
- the LOC117188855 gene encoding maternal protein exuperantia-2-like isoform X1: MVAISEDFVSAAASGQSVVVKEELPSGNYILVAVEIDTTGRRLVDEIVQLAAYTSKGSFQQYIMPYMNLNQAARRRQQIRVISIGFYRMLKSMQTYEIIKSKSEVAALMDFLNWLETLVAKQPNKEGIVMLYHDERKFIPYMILVALKKYSLIDRFNRTVKAFANTCPMAKAFLGKHGIKNCGLRKLSKLLAKSKDGNSTKEDEHENVEGNAIINDNSGPKNQKQGSFEGSANVRAKMVYEMALQLIESESSESSEEALESSEAEVKLLNAVKPFSHLLNSTVLELKDRNDSLGRQNSFRPIFLNYFRTTLHYRVRAVKYRIALAEHGFTLKSLRAIWSDKRKAGLELVLTAIDSLKTEEMAELLNLLDSYYDPSKATIKPKSKRSGNGNGNATRRRNRAKGAASSKNGAIGAGGDNSVPDSANKSGGRPRRKRKHSEQHSGTPEH